One stretch of Microvirga lotononidis DNA includes these proteins:
- a CDS encoding DnaB-like helicase C-terminal domain-containing protein, translating to MISELHTRWLEKRGISDETAVRFGICTVDGALKFPFTEQGKEVGAKFRGANKKFWQESGGKRTFWNADALDDPALEQGSMPLIITEGEIDALTAIECGFPLTVSVPDGAPPAVGEPTVNNPLDDQTGKFQFMFNNRDRLKRIKRFVLAVDNDPPGIRLASELVRRLGASRCSFVTYPEGCKDLNEVLTQCGPEGVTEVLNGAKPYPVKGLYKLEDYPPAEPIRTVGTGWATVDKHFKLFPGAFTVVTGIPGHGKTTWTMGMSINIARNFGWKTAVFSPEMPTVPHLHNKLRTIASGLPLYRVLQDRQILRETDQFLNEAFVFLDADPEEGIDEDMTLEWVIERAHDAVHRHGIKHLIIDPWNEVEHAKPAGEAMPDYIGRGIRMLKRFAKERQVAVTVIVHPTKAVAGDNPRMPNLYDCEGSAHWYNKPDLGVVVGRDPENPESPHTVIRIAKVRFKGTGMKGDVLMKYEEDTERFLQLDPSYQGEGA from the coding sequence ATGATAAGCGAACTGCACACCCGGTGGCTCGAAAAGCGCGGGATCTCGGACGAAACAGCGGTTCGTTTCGGAATTTGTACGGTTGATGGCGCCCTGAAGTTCCCCTTCACGGAGCAGGGCAAAGAGGTCGGCGCCAAGTTCCGGGGAGCTAACAAGAAGTTCTGGCAGGAATCCGGCGGCAAGCGAACCTTCTGGAACGCCGACGCCCTGGACGATCCGGCACTTGAGCAGGGCTCCATGCCCCTCATCATCACGGAGGGCGAGATTGACGCTCTGACCGCTATCGAGTGCGGTTTCCCGCTGACCGTCTCCGTCCCTGATGGTGCCCCGCCGGCCGTGGGCGAGCCTACCGTCAACAACCCGCTGGACGATCAGACTGGCAAGTTTCAGTTCATGTTCAACAACCGCGACCGTCTCAAGCGCATCAAGCGTTTCGTGCTGGCCGTGGACAATGACCCGCCAGGCATTCGTCTTGCGTCCGAGCTGGTGCGCCGTCTCGGTGCCTCCCGCTGCTCCTTCGTGACCTATCCCGAGGGCTGCAAGGATCTGAACGAGGTTCTGACCCAATGCGGCCCTGAGGGGGTGACCGAGGTTCTGAACGGAGCCAAGCCCTATCCGGTGAAGGGCCTCTACAAGCTTGAGGACTATCCGCCGGCCGAGCCCATCCGCACGGTTGGGACCGGATGGGCGACCGTGGACAAGCACTTCAAACTATTTCCGGGTGCGTTCACAGTTGTAACGGGCATCCCAGGCCACGGGAAAACGACTTGGACTATGGGGATGTCAATCAACATCGCACGAAACTTCGGGTGGAAAACTGCCGTGTTTTCTCCAGAAATGCCGACAGTCCCGCATCTTCATAATAAACTGAGAACCATAGCTTCGGGATTACCTTTGTACCGCGTGTTGCAGGACAGGCAAATACTTCGTGAGACGGACCAGTTCCTCAACGAGGCATTCGTCTTCCTCGACGCGGACCCGGAGGAGGGGATTGACGAGGACATGACCTTGGAATGGGTAATCGAGAGGGCTCACGACGCTGTGCACCGGCACGGCATCAAGCACCTCATCATCGACCCCTGGAACGAGGTCGAACACGCCAAGCCGGCCGGCGAGGCCATGCCCGACTACATCGGGCGCGGCATTCGAATGCTCAAGCGGTTTGCCAAAGAGCGTCAGGTGGCCGTAACGGTGATCGTTCACCCGACCAAGGCCGTGGCCGGCGACAACCCCCGGATGCCGAATCTCTATGACTGCGAGGGCTCGGCCCATTGGTACAACAAGCCGGACCTCGGTGTGGTGGTCGGGCGTGATCCTGAGAACCCCGAGAGCCCACATACGGTCATTCGCATTGCCAAAGTCCGCTTCAAGGGCACTGGCATGAAGGGCGATGTCCTCATGAAGTACGAGGAAGACACGGAGCGGTTCTTGCAACTCGACCCGTCGTATCAGGGAGAGGGCGCATGA